From Aspergillus fumigatus Af293 chromosome 3, whole genome shotgun sequence, a single genomic window includes:
- a CDS encoding GABA permease GabA: MSSIEKHKGHVDDDAQLAAMGHKAELDRNFSMLSMLGLAFAILNSWTALSASLSLSLPSGGSVSVVWGLITAGICNLCIAASLAEFLSAYPTAGGQYHWVAVSWERWMPILSWITGWVNVSGWVALVATGGLLGSQLILGVISLMNPEYEAQRWHQFLIYIAYNIAAFIINALMNSVLPYITKSAFIWSLSGFTVICITVLACASPNYSSAKFVFTDFINETGWPDGVAWLLGLLQGGLGVTGFDGVAHMIEEIPRASIVGPKIMIGCVCIGTVTGTIFLVVLLFVAGNIDDVISSAAGPLLQILKNATNSNAGAICLLMFPLVCMLFATISIMTTSSRMIFAFARDGGLPASRFFSKVHPKLKVPLNSLYLNLALVVIFGCIFLGSTSAFNAIVSASVVLLDIAYGMPIVVNCLRGRNMLPERPFVLPNIVGWIANAVSLVYISVTTVLFLFPPDLPVSGSSMNYCVAAFGIIIVISAIQWVIDGRKNFTGPRTDMDILTGQLPVGHYPVDSNAAHVVPQGK, encoded by the exons ATGTCTTCGATAGAGAAGCACAAAGGCCATGTCGATGATGACGCCCAACTTGCGGCCATGGGCCACAAGGCCGAGTTGGATCGCAATTTTTCCATGCT GTCGATGTTAGGACTGGCGTTTGCGATTCTGAAT TCGTGGACGGCTCTTTCAGCAAGTTTATCGCTGAGTCTTCCCTCCGGAGGAAGCGTGAGCGTTGTTTGGG GTTTGATCACAGCGGGGATCTGTAATCTCTGCATTGCGGCTTCGCTGGCTGAGTTTTTGTCTGCGTATCCTAC GGCTGGTGGACAGTATCATTGGGTTGCAG TCTCCTGGGAGAGATGGATGCCGATTCTGTCTTGGATTACTGGCTGGGTGAATGTGTCTGGCTGG GTTGCTCTCGTTGCTACTGGTGGGCTCTTGGGCAGTCAATTGATTCTGGGGGTCATTTCCCTGATGAATCCG GAATATGAGGCGCAGCGTTGGCATCAGTTCCTCATCTACATTGCTTATAATATTGCTGCGTTTATCATCAATGCCTTGATGAACTCTGTTCTTCCGTATATCACTAAGAGTGCCT TCATCTGGTCCCTCTCTGGGTTTACTGTCATTTGTATTACGGTGCTGGCATGCGCGTCGCCAAACTACAGCTCGGCAAA ATTCGTGTTCACGGATTTCATCAATGAGACAGGCT GGCCGGATGGGGTTGCCTGGTTGCTTGGA TTGCTTCAAGGTGGACTTGGTGTTACAGGATTT GACGGTGTCGCGCATATGATTGAAG AAATTCCCCGTGCTTCAATTGTCGGCCCCAAGATCATGATCGGCTGTGTCTGTATCGGAACCGTAACCGGTACCATCTTCCTGGTTGTTTTGCTCTTTGTTGCTGGCAACATCGACGATGTGATCAGTTCGGCGGCCGGGCCTCTTCTACAGATCCTCAAGAACGCAACCAACAGCAATGCCGGAGCCATCTGCCTGCTGAT GTTCCCCCTGGTCTGCATGCTTTTTGCAACCATTTCCATCATGACAACAAGCAGCCGTATGATCTTCGCTTTTGCAAG AGATGGAGGTCTTCCGGCTTCTCGCTTCTTCAGCAAAGTGCACCCCAAGCTGAAGGTTCCTCTGAACTCTTTGTATCTGAATCTGGCACTGGTGGTCATCTTTGGATGCATTTTCCTTGGCTCTACCAG TGCTTTCAACGCCATTGTCTCCGCTTCTGTGGTACTGCTTGATATTGCGTATGGCATGCCGATTGTCGTCAACTGCCTGCGCGGACGCAACATGCTCCCCGAGCGCCCATTTGTCCTTCCTAATATTGTTGGCTGGATTGCCAACGCG GTCTCCCTTGTTTACATTTCTGTCACCACTGTGCTCTTCTTGTTCCCTCCAGACCTCCCCGTATCGGGCAGCAGCATGA ATTACTGCGTCGCTGCCTTTGGCATTATCATCGTTATCTCGGCTATTCAGTGGGTCATTGACGGACGGAAGAACTTCACTGGACCACGGACCGATATGGACATCTTGACAGGACAACTCCCTGTTGGCCATTACCCTGTCGACAGCAATGCTGCGCATGTCGTACCTCAAGGAAAGTAG
- the pex6 gene encoding AAA family ATPase peroxin 6, protein MDFPHHDRASVQPRRRRRNVAKRRLRNRAPISARLALDSQLRGSVGILSEDLANDLFQPPSVTDDDGIRYLAISPYTPGSSAVEDLAWTIVPVRLESLDRSRPSPLPHSTVLFPDSADSLQPFIQTLTKLEPTRHPLQAQRIVEIRALDVIPLHLDTVYVTVERDLLRNHDDVQSRFGGGFTTNMHGPNGLWAKAGKGFEPKRFTKKAAAEVEERLTAAVREALGTQKVVHTGDVLPLPLPPHPITYAPAPPAHISFCEPVSQGLLASTTKIVLIQARPQGHRAQRSLRSRPGLLKQVAEDEADDTSNEQFYSAAEDKPSESGTELESTTPPDDSETEGSVGNASDTSDDSLEDMISLTAPELPQPPSGVLSSITSATPRAGGRRLDGIHTPGSVASNFTSATLRPGRGPGKVFKAEGLLRGIPIELLHPRPREDDDPESFIYVDISTLAKIGCFSGDWVRIEATEEPQANMFSSIQLGSFNEHDEEHGNWRPVKIYGLPGLPSAKPRYSINQSSDRRPSISQRPPQRLTPSVYTSPLLLNNLENTKYVRISPMAFATGNGPSKSAVLHQVKASSARQPPLAKEVNLLKVSTPLSMDRVLQPALFAGLKQYFESKRRILKSGDLVGISVDEGFGRAVFSGAAATDASTPDEDLTIRFNQANESAQGVKKVGVAWFRVAHVVPGKSEDQDEDDQWGGVAVIDSATTRMVQAGSDISRVPGILENGWEYWLGVKSVPKSISNAPGPHGLVTEPPQPFIPPLQKRIRELMAVATSPRAIQLGMKPVVILLRSQQRHIGKTTVATRACADIGLHTFPIDAYDILTEGGANGGDVKTEAYLKARAERAFHCGPHCTALLIKHIEVLTADRIVSAMAEILADARVVIATTTDVEQIPEGIRSMFTHEFEMTAPEEKEREGILRNAVAERSIRLSPDVDLGSVALKTAALVAGDLVDVVERASAIRTARLEKLAETASKVAPESNVSVRDVLVSGGDAARGVTKADFDAAVEAARKNFADSIGAPKIPNVKWEDVGGLTNVKDALVETIQLPLERPELFAKGMKKRSGILFYGPPGTGKTLLAKAIATEFSLNFFSVKGPELLNMYIGESEANVRRVFQRARDARPCVVFFDELDSVAPKRGNQGDSGGVMDRIVSQLLAELDGMNGGEENSGGVFVIGATNRPDLLDTALLRPGRFDKMLYLGVSDTHEKQATILEALTRKFTLDPEVSLRRVADRLPLTYTGADLYALCSDAMLKAITRKATAVDEKIKQLPGGPVSTAYFFDHLATPDDVAVMVTEEDFNRAQSEMVPSVSAKELEHFERIRRQFESDDKKQEPQSTGPGSKAPQTIGDALEALRLGSQLDGFIDGPVTNGDHPSPGSGKGKGKAGPAMMRSASGQSTNSKGKGKCRNKTVSGGDGESDSSPDVANGDDDYIVRTDHLVNSTDAAK, encoded by the exons ATGGACTTTCCACATCATGACCGTGCTTCTGTACAACCGAGAAGACGGAGACGAAATGTTGCCAAACGGCGGTTACGCAATAGGGCGCCTATATCTGCGCGGCTAGCTCTGGACAGCCAGCTGCGTGGGAGTGTCGGGATTTTGTCTGAAGACCTGGCGAATGACCTCTTTCAGCCGCCCTCTGTAACAG ATGACGATGGCATTCGCTATCTTGCCATATCGCCCTATACTCCGGGTTCTAGCGCGGTAGAAGATCTGGCGTGGACGATTGTTCCTGTCCGGTTGGAGTCTCTAGATCGCTCCCGTCCTTCGCCGCTCCCACACTCAACGGTCCTTTTTCCGGATTCTGCAGACTCCCTCCAGCCGTTCATACAGACTCTGACCAAACTCGAACCTACACGCCACCCTCTGCAAGCGCAGCGTATTGTGGAGATCCGAGCCCTGGATGTCATTCCTTTGCACTTGGATACTGTTTATGTTACGGTAGAGCGGGACTTGCTTCGGAATCATGATGATGTGCAGAGCAGGTTCGGTGGCGGGTTTACCACGAATATGCACGGACCGAACGGGCTGTGGGCAAAGGCGGGAAAGGGCTTCGAGCCCAAGAGATTCACGAAGAAAGCGGCAGCTGAGGTGGAGGAAAGACTTACGGCTGCCGTTAGAGAAGCTCTAGGGACGCAGAAGGTGGTGCATACCGGCGACGTGCTACCGCTCCCGCTACCACCGCATCCAATTACCTACGCTCCGGCCCCTCCTGCTCACATTTCGTTCTGTGAGCCCGTATCTCAAGGCTTGCTTGCATCTACGACCAAGATTGTTCTCATTCAGGCGCGCCCACAGGGCCACAGGGCGCAAAGGAGTCTACGGTCAAGGCCGGGGCTGCTCAAGCAGGTTGCGGAAGACGAGGCGGACGATACATCAAACGAGCAATTTTACTCGGCCGCCGAAGACAAGCCCAGTGAGAGCGGGACCGAATTGGAGAGCACCACCCCGCCAGATGATTCGGAAACCGAGGGTTCGGTAGGCAATGCGAGTGACACCTCAGATGACTCGTTGGAGGATATGATCTCGCTGACAGCCCCGGAACTTCCGCAACCACCTTCAGGCGTCTTGTCTTCAATCACTTCCGCTACACCCCGTGCTGGTGGTCGGAGACTTGACGGCATTCACACCCCTGGGTCTGTAGCATCTAACTTCACCTCGGCGACTCTGCGCCCGGGGAGAGGACCCGGGAAAGTCTTCAAGGCGGAAGGCTTACTTCGTGGAATTCCAATCGAGCTCCTCCACCCCAGGCCTCGGGAAGACGATGACCCGGAGTCATTCATCTATGTGGACATCAGCACTCTTGCGAAGATCGGCTGTTTTTCTGGGGACTGGGTGAGAATCGAGGCCACAGAGGAACCCCAGGCGAATATGTTTTCGTCGATTCAGCTCGGAAGCTTCAACGAGCACGACGAAGAGCATGGTAATTGGCGGCCAGTAAAGATCTACGGCTTGCCAGGCCTTCCGTCTGCCAAGCCTAGGTATTCAATCAACCAATCCTCAGACAGGCGCCCTAGCATCTCTCAACGCCCTCCGCAGCGGCTCACTCCGTCGGTCTATACTTCTCCATTGCTGTTGAACAATCTTGAGAACACGAAGTATGTGCGCATCTCCCCAATGGCATTTGCCACTGGTAACGGCCCTTCAAAGTCCGCTGTTCTGCATCAAGTCAAAGCCAGCTCGGCCAGGCAGCCACCTTTGGCCAAGGAAGTGAATCTTTTGAAGGTTTCCACGCCGCTCTCGATGGATCGTGTCCTTCAGCCGGCCCTGTTCGCAGGACTCAAGCAGTATTTCGAGTCGAAGAGGCGGATCTTGAAAAGCGGTGATCTTGTTGGCATCAGCGTTGATGAGGGATTTGGCAGAGCTGTTTTCTCCGGTGCCGCCGCCACGGATGCAAGCACGCCAGACGAAGATTTGACAATACGTTTCAATCAAGCCAATGAGTCTGCACAGGGTGTGAAGAAGGTTGGCGTGGCATGGTTCCGCGTCGCTCATGTGGTTCCTGGCAAGTCCGAGGatcaggatgaagacgatcaaTGGGGAGGGGTAGCCGTTATTGACTCTGCGACCACTAGGATGGTGCAGGCTGGAAGCGATATTAGCCGGGTTCCGGGCATCTTGGAGAATGGTTGGGAGTACTGGCTTGGGGTGAAATCCGTACCAAAGTCCATTAGTAATGCGCCGGGCCCTCATGGTCTGGTCACTGAGCCACCGCAGCCGTTCATACCGCCACTGCAAAAACGAATTCGCGAGCTTATGGCAGTGGCAACGAGTCCTCGCGCTATTCAGCTGGGGATGAAACCCGTTGTGATTCTTCTGAGGTCGCAGCAAAGACATATTGGAAAAACTACGGTAGCAACGCGCGCGTGTGCAGACATCGGCCTTCATACCTTTCCCATTGATGCCTACGACATCCTGACTGAGGGTGGCGCCAATGGCGGCGATGTGAAAACCGAAGCCTACCTTAAAGCGAGAGCCGAGCGGGCGTTCCATTGTGGACCGCACTGTACAGCGCTTCTCATCAAGCACATTGAGGTGCTAACTGCCGATAGAATAGTGTCGGCGATGGCAGAAATCCTCGCAGATGCGAGAGTTGTTATTGCCACAACTACGGATGTGGAGCAAATCCCAGAAGGGATCCGTAGCATGTTCACCCACGAATTTGAGATGACCGcaccagaggagaaggagcgTGAGGGCATTCTCCGAAATGCTGTGGCCGAACGAAGCATCAGACTGTCACCCGACGTCGACCTGGGATCGGTGGCTCTGAAGACGGCGGCTTTGGTTGCAGGTGATTTAGTGGATGTCGTCGAAAGGGCGTCAGCCATCCGAACTGCCCGCCTGGAAAAACTAGCGGAAACGGCAAGTAAGGTTGCGCCAGAATCCAATGTCAGCGTCAGGGATGTGCTTGTCTCTGGCGGCGATGCAGCACGAGGTGTCACCAAGGCCGATTTCGACGCCGCTGTTGAAGCTGCCAGGAAGAACTTTGCCGACTCCATTGGAGCCCCCAAGATCCCAAACGTCAAGTGGGAGGACGTGGGTGGACTGACCAATGTCAAGGATGCTCTGGTTGAAACTATTCAGCTGCCTTTGGAAAGACCTGAGCTCTTTGCCAAGGGCATGAAGAAGCGCAGTGGTATTCTATTCTATGGTCCTCCCGGTACTGGAAAGACCTTGCTTGCCAAAGCCATTGCCACCGAATTCTCCCTCAACTTCTTCTCCGTCAAGGGCCCCGAACTGCTCAATATGTACATTGGTGAATCCGAGGCGAATGTGCGGCGAGTGTTCCAGCGCGCTCGGGATGCTCGGCCTTGCGTTGTTTTCTTTGATGAGCTTGATTCGGTCGCGCCGAAGCGTGGAAACCAAGGTGACAGTGGTGGTGTTATGGACCGCATCGTCAGTCAGTTGCTTGCCGAGCTAGATGGAATGAATGGGGGTGAAGAGAACAGTGGGGGTGTATTTGTTATCGGCGCCACCAATCGTCCCGACCTACTGGATACGGCCCTTTTACGTCCTGGGCGTTTCGACAAGATGCTCTACCTTGGTGTTTCGGATACACATGAGAAACAAGCTACTATCCTTGAGGCTTTGACGAGAAAGTTCACACTCGACCCCGAAGTGTCGCTCCGCCGAGTCGCCGACCGGCTTCCCCTTACTTATACGGGTGCCGATCTGTATGCTCTGTGCTCCGACGCCATGCTGAAGGCTATCACGCGCAAGGCGACGGCGGTGGACGAAAAAATCAAGCAGCTTCCGGGAGGGCCGGTCAGTACTGCCTACTTCTTTGACCATCTCGCGACGCCGGACGACGTGGCTGTCATGGTGACGGAAGAAGATTTCAACCGAGCTCAGAGCGAGATGGTTCCCAGCGTCAG TGCCAAGGAACTGGAACATTTCGAGCGGATTCGGCGGCAATTCGAATCCGATGACAAGAAACAGGAGCCACAGAGCACAGGGCCAGGATCCAAGGCGCCGCAGACCATCGGCGATGCTCTTGAAGCGCTCAGGCTGGGAAGCCAGCTTGATGGATTCATCGACGGACCAGTTACGAATGGAGACCACCCTTCTCCTGGCAGTGGGAAAGGTAAAGGGAAGGCCGGGCCAGCCATGATGCGTAGTGCCAGCGGCCAATCTACAAACAGCAAGGGCAAAGGCAAATGTAGGAATAAGACCGTCTCAGGTGGAGACGGAGAGTCTGATTCCTCGCCCGATGTTGCCAATGGGGATGATGACTACATTGTCCGGACAGATCACTTGGTGAATTCTACGGACGCGGCGAAGTAG
- the ace1 gene encoding putative C2H2 transcription factor (Ace1) yields the protein MSTSQAEHTRVHPRRRPLKTAPPSLSASTSIESYVADSSSSSPNLSLRKGETFHSPSPPPSDDIDPVLSFRSLPQRSPTCTRSLEAIAAREQRMVDYLSNLNLNSLEPSSPLSDKDNGDDLPVPRAILQAHIDSQSMADRVSRPTQSSELHTPSKVRKTHCHASDSGLGTSLSSENMSASDKSKGIFFYLLNLQPHFLFANMLVIVKAGQLSFESQSSAKATTRMTQSAITSSISAFDAKISQKRQLGLPACKQIERLIIKPILREERLKPFHPLVQSIPQRIVDREIGCLRDLEKTLLWLAPVSDFQKRNGVGCIAHSFSRVLKNYAASRASYLRFCEFTIQCLHTSVYHLNERDQRLPADRPYTNGYFLDLVAQIRRYAAMINESRSSMPSNREPAQNGAKASAPKYVVSPPSRWFARFNIVRSEHITLEGGLSKNGRPAELVVHKDGEMISLRTGKPYEENAVPAMKRSLSLGSVDEGVERSMARRKKNAPPMDINQKCKDCDKVFKRPCDLTKHEKTHSRPWKCTEPSCKYHEIGWPTEKERDRHINDKHSKAPALYKCKFAPCTYSSKRESNCKQHMEKAHGWDYVRSKHNGRNSKKASNGATPQTPSIATPSSKAQGITTPLTGSEPSPFEPVTAYPPNPPFSFADPPTQTGSGDFPLFTTNSPFEDLAAGVNDFSPLPTTSLDFQAFQSQLEGADPNGLIPLTFDRQSFDSGSPVPDLINETMGFDTSPVASTDSSSLNFDLAWSQLDAQNVEEEFTTLTMQMLTPEHSVSMSALNSFSRDPSISNPSPLPVQKVENSLYTPDSCHVDEGVSDLFDSGYQHKADFMLFDQHTNFGASSVNMSSTCQLSALHNSNQMFPSLNTPDLNYMTQGWPQDMEMEHF from the exons ATGTCGACCTCTCAGGCTGAGCATACCCGGGTTCACCCGCGTCGGCGTCCCTTAAAGACAGCACCTCCCTCGCTTTCTGCTTCGACATCGATAGAAAGCTATGTCGCGGactcgtcatcgtcgtcaccAAATTTGAGTTTGAGGAAAGGGGAAACGTTCCATTCACCTTCCCCACCACCCTCAGACGACATTGACCCGGTGCTTAGCTTTAGGTCTCTGCCCCAACGCTCACCTACATGCACCAGAAGCCTAGAGGCCATCGCCGCCCGGGAGCAGCGTATGGTCGACTATTTAAGCAACCTTAACCTCAATTCCTTAGAAccgtcttctcctctctctgACAAAGACAACGGAGACGATCTTCCTGTTCCTCGAGCCATCCTTCAAGCCCACATCGATTCTCAGTCAATGGCGGACCGAGTCAGCAGACCTACTCAATCCTCTGAGCTACACACACCTTCCAAGGTCCGGAAGACCCATTGCCATGCATCGGACAGTGGACTTGGCACTTCCCTCAGCAGTGAGAACATGTCGGCCTCAGACAAAAGTAAAggtatttttttttatcttttgAACCTGCAgcctcattttctttttgctAACATGCTTGTTATAGTGAAAGCTGGACAGTTATCATTCGAATCTCAGTCGTCTGCCAAAGCTACTACACGGATGACTCAGTCGGCCATCACCAGCTCTATCTCGGCATTTGATGCTAAGATATCTCAGAAGCGTCAATTGGGATTGCCTGCATGCAAGCAAATTGAACGCCTTATCATAAAGCCTATCCTCAGGGAAGAGAGATTGAAGCCGTTCCATCCCCTCGTTCAAAGTATCCCTCAGCGAATTGTAGATAGAGAAATCGGATGTCTTCGTGACCTCGAAAAGACACTCTTGTGGCTGGCACCGGTGAGTGATTTTCAAAAAAGGAATGGCGTTGGGTGCATTGCTCATTCATTTTCTCGTGTCTTGAAGAACTACGcggcttccagagcttcgtACCTCCGTTTCTGCGAATTTACGATTCAGTGTCTTCATACGTCGGTCTATCATCTCAACGAACGCGATCAACGGCTGCCAGCAGACAGGCCTTACACTAACGGCTACTTCCTTGATCTCGTCGCACAGATTCGCCGATATGCAGCTATGATTAATGAGTCCCGAAGCAGCATGCCTTCTAATAGAGAACCAGCACAGAACGGTGCAAAAGCTAGTGCTCCGAAGTATGTTGTCTCCCCGCCCTCCCGGTGGTTTGCAAGGTTTAACATTGTCCGCAGTGAACATATTACCCTGGAGGGTGGATTATCCAAAAATGGACGACCTGCCGAACTCGTGGTTCACAAGGATGGCGAGATGATTTCGCTCCGTACGGGCAAGCCCTACGAGGAGAATGCCGTTCCTGCGATGAAGCGTTCTCTCAGCCTTGGCTCCGTCGACGAGGGCGTCGAGCGATCCATGGCTCGCCGCAAGAAGAATGCACCTCCCATGGATATTAACCAGAAGTGCAAAGACTGCGACAAGGTTTTCAAAAGACCTTGTGATCTCAC GAAACATGAGAAGACGCACTCTCGTCCCTGGAAGTGTACCGAACCTTCCTGCAAATATCACGAAATTGGTTGGCCAACGGAGAAAGAGCGAGATCGTCATATCAACGACAAGCACTCCAAAGCCCCCGCTTTGTACAAGTGCAAATTCGCGCCATGTACCTACTCATCAAAGAGAGAGAGTAACTGCAAGCAGCACATGGAGAAGGCCCACGGCTGGGATTACGTTCGCTCAAAACATAATGgcaggaacagcaagaaGGCGTCCAACGGAGCTACGCCCCAGACTCCCAGCATTGCTACTCCTAGCTCGAAGGCTCAGGGCATTACAACACCCCTTACTGGCTCCGAACCTTCGCCGTTCGAACCCGTCACTGCCTACCCTCCGAACCCACCGTTTTCATTTGCGGATCCTCCTACCCAAACAGGTAGCGGCGACTTCCCTCTTTTCACTACGAATAGCCCATTTGAGGATTTAGCCGCTGGTGTAAATGATTTCAGTCCGCTGCCAACCACCTCGTTGGACTTCCAAGCGTTTCAGTCCCAGCTCGAAGGGGCTGACCCTAATGGCCTCATTCCTCTGACTTTCGATCGTCAATCATTTGACTCCGGGTCTCCAGTGCCAGACTTGATCAATGAAACTATGGGCTTCGATACGTCACCAGTTGCATCCAccgacagcagcagcctcaaTTTCGACCTGGCATGGAGCCAGCTTGACGCTCAAAATGTCGAGGAAGAGTTTACGACTCTGACCATGCAGATGCTCACGCCAGAGCACTCGGTGTCGATGAGTGCCTTGAACTCCTTTTCTCGAGACCCCTCCATCTCGAACCCCTCTCCGCTCCCGGTCCAGAAAGTAGAGAATTCGCTCTACACGCCCGACTCTTGCCATGTTGATGAAGGCGTGTCGGATCTTTTCGATTCCGGCTACCAGCATAAGGCAGATTTCATGCTTTTCGACCAGCATACCAACTTTGGGGCGAGTTCTGTCAATATGTCGAGTACTTGTCAACTTTCAGCGCTCCACAACTCGAATCAGATGTTCCCCTCTCTCAATACTCCGGACCTCAACTATATGACCCAGGGATGGCCCCAGGATATGGAGATGGAACATTTCTAA